The Aquila chrysaetos chrysaetos chromosome 7, bAquChr1.4, whole genome shotgun sequence DNA segment CCCGGGCCCCATTTGGCGACCGGGAGAGGGGCCGTGGTAGCCCCGGGGGTGGCGGGAGGGGGACGCACCACCGGTCCCGCCGCAGGGGCGGGgcgccgggcggggggcgggctCTGCTCCCATTGGGCGACCCCGAGAGCGAGTCACGGGGCGGGGCGGGGTTTGTCCCGTGGAAAGTCGGGAGCGAGGGAGGAGGCGGGGCTCGCCTAAACGGCCGTCTATCACAGTGCGCCTCGCTCCGGCAGGGCGGCGGAGCGCTGATTGGCTGCCGAGGAATCCAAGGGCGGCGCTGATTCGCTGTTCCTTCCTGCGGCCGCTTGTGAGTGGCTGTTGGCTCTAGGGGCGGGGCCTCGCCGCCTATAAGTAGGGGAGCCCCCGGCGGTGACTTCAGTTGGCGGGGTGCGGAGCTCTGTGCTGCGGTGTTTCTGTGGGGGGGGTCCCGGTCCGGTTCCGCGATGTGAGTGTCCGCCGGGCCGTGGCGTGGGGGGGAGGGTGTGGGTGGACCGGGAGGGAACAGGCCCAGCGTAGACGACCCCCCGCGTCCTGGCCGGTGAGGTCCGAGTGGCGCATTGCCGCTGTCAACTTGGCCGGCGGCCACCGCTGCGCCCAGCCGTCCGGGGGCTGccgtgtccccgtccccggggtgcccccccccgcgCTGTGTCTCCCCGTCAGCGTGACCCTCGTCCCGGTGCTTGTGGCACGCTGCGGGTtcccctcccggtctccctTCCCGGCTCCCGGGAGGCTGCAGCGCCGGGCACCCCCCCCCTGCACCGGGCCTGGCCTtcccccgctgccctcctgGGCCTGCTCTTGCTCCGGGCTCTCCCCTCAGCTCGCCCCATCCCTGTCCGGTGTGTGGGGGGGTCTAGGAAGGGTGCAGGCCATCGGGGCAACAGCCAGcactgccccagccctgggggtaCTGGGGTTCAGGTGGATTTTTGGGGAGTGTGCGTGTGTGGGGTCCTTTCTCTTGAGCGTCTGGGTTTTTCTCCTTACCCATCTCTGTCTTTCCTTAGGTCTGATCCAGCTCAGCAACCTGCTCCCGGGGCCCCCGAAGGGGGAGCCCCTGGTGGGGCCCCCCCCCGGACAAGCCACCAACGTGAGCAGTAACCGCCGGCTGCAGCAGACGCAGGCCCAAATGAAGGAGGTTGGTAACCCTGCCAGCCGTGCTGGCTTCCCGTAGGCTGCCTgcgctcttttttttcctaccgCTCTGCAGCAGTGATGTTCTTGACAGGCGTCTGTTGCTGAGGGGGTGGATGCTCTTGTCATGCCAATGCCAGAAACGCATTCATACTCAAAAGGTGATGGCAGATCTATAAagaggctggagcagagattgCTTTATGTTTAAAAGCTGCTTAATTCCAGATAGGATTTCTAAGGAGCGGGCCTGTTAGATTTTTGGTACCTTCTGGCGTGCATCTGTTACGGAAATAAAGCTATACAGCATCCAGAACAGCTGGATCTTAatgcctgcctgctgcttcaAGGGAACAGTCTGTGTGCAGACTCGGTGTGTGATGTGGGGGGAACCTTGTCTGACTGTCCAGGGTCGGTGTCTGTGGCGTGGCTGCTGACATGCAGTAACGCCTTTATGCCTCACTGGGGCAGCAACATGTAGCTCTAACTTATTTTTGCAGTTACTGGGGAGTGAGCACCTGATTATTCTCATGAAGGGAGTGACTTAGACTTGCTGGATTTGGGAGCTTTTAAAGACGGGTGATGAGAATGTGGGGCCAAGGACCTGGTTTAAGTGTAGTTGAACTGATACTTTAACACGGGGtctagggttttttcccccacttcaAAGTAGGCAATGACTTGAAAACTGTTTCTTATCCTGACCCTTTTTCCTTGTTTAGAGCTTTCACTTGTTAGTATCTCAGTGTTAGTTATTGGCCAAGTTACTCCTCTTACTTTTTCAACTCTCTTTACCAATACAACTGCTGctactatttttccttctgcaggtgGTTGATATAATGTGTGTAAATGTAGACAAGGTGCTGCAACGAGATGAGAAACTGTCCGAGCTAGATGACCGGGCAGATGCACTTCAGGCCGGTGCCTCACAATTTGAAAGTAGCGCAGCAAAACTCAAAAGGAAGTACTGGTGGAAGAACTGCAAGGTGAGTTTCCTAGTGCCCTGACCTCCTTCATCAGAAGGAAATTGGGCTGGTCCTCTCCTGCAGGGCTTTGAGAGGATAGTTGGGGCTTAATAACGATTTCAAATGCTTAGGATTCTTTCACTGTGGAAAGACTTTTGAGGCCTTGGCTGTCCTACCTTCAGGGTCTGGCTTATATTCCCTGGCTGTCAGGGAGTATGTGAACTTGTTAATCTGTTCTGAGTATTACTCTTTGCCAATCTCTCTCTCCAGATGATGATCATGATGGGAGTGATTGGTGCCattgtggtggtggtgattGTAAGTAAGTACCAAAAAGCCCAGGATCAAAGGTGGAGAAGCACCAACTCTAGAGTACTTTAAACTTTTTGGTTTGAGATCTGGAGGGTCTTGATTGCATAAGTGTTAACTTCAGTCCTTGGGGAAGGGAGGTGGGGGTGCTGGAACTCCCATGCTTATTGTGGAAATGGTATGCTTTACATAGTAGCAGAAGGAATTGGGGGTGGCCATCATTGTAGAGATGGGAAATTCTCTCTGCCAGGTCAGGTAAACCCGTAAGTATGAGGGGCATTTGCCCTGGAGCGGGTGGGTTGGCAAGTCCCTTCCCTGGTGGGGGATTTGGAGGTCTCGGGGGGCACCTTTGGTGTAACTTGcccttttgttctttcctttttgttccctATTGCTTTGTCTCCAGTCTACTTTTTTACTTGAATGTAGCTCCTTCAGTCTGCAACCTACTGTCCCCTGTCACCTTGCCTGTCTCTTCTTGCCCCTGaatctttcccttcccttccacctAGCTTCTTCATTGATTTCTTTATCGGTTTTGATTTGTCTTCTGTATAGGACTCTGAAGTGCTCTACTGAACGTGGTTAGACTCTtcaacagctgctgcagctttaGGGAGGGTCATCTGAATTTTCAGGAAAGGGAAGTAGAGGAGGAGTGGGTAGctattgctgctgctcttctgcaagGAATTTATGTGGTTTATTTTTGGGTGCAAGCTTCTCAAATAGTGCCTGTATGGACTCTAGCAAAATAAGAATGCCTTAACGCAGTGCCTTTGGGGATGAAGGACTTCTGCATGTGAGATTCTTTAGTGTTCTGCCTAAAAAGAGTGGCAGCATGACTTAAGCTTTTCAGTGAGCTTCTGAAATAAAGGCTAGTTTGTGTTGGTCAGTGACTGTGAGCCATCTGACTGAGCTAGATGTAGTGGTGCAGATTTCTCTAGCCATGGAGAGATGAGCACTTAAATGATTTATTCTGCCTGTCCTTATTTTCAGGTGACTTGCTGTCTGAATGTGGCCATTTCAGTTATTATAAAGGAGAGCCTACATGATTACCTCAGTCAAGTGCAACAGACTAAAGACACTTAAGTGAAAGGAGGTTTTTTTACTATCTAAAAGGCACGTGTGGGAGTAAAATCTCCTGCCAGAAGGAACGAAAGAACAACAGTAAGGAGTCTGGTGGGGGGTGTCAGATATTCCTTTCATCTATGCAGACACAAGCCAGGACCCTGTGGCTTTCTACTGTCTTGTAGCTTTCTGGAAGACTTTGGGGTAGTGGCAGAATGGGAATgggtgttttgcttttgtgttacTGGGTTGAATGTCAAAGGAAATCCACTACATAGGTGGAGATGTGAAGGAGACTGGAGGTATTCCTGATGAGACTGAATGAGCCACACAGCTTTCTGATTAAGAATAcctgttctgtttctgctgctaCAAGGCCTGAACTTTCAGTGGGTGTTAGAAAATCCTTGGAATGGCTAGCTAGGGGattcaaaggaaaatgctgcTCTCGGCACAGGTATTGCAAAGTGACATCAGATGTCCCAGTTTGGCAGCTTAGATCTCTAGAGATCTTGCCTATCAAACTGAAATCTTCCTACTTGCTATGGGTTCTCTTGAATTTAGATCCAAGGTGGTCTCTGCTGGAAGTAAACTTGCAGCATGGAATGCTGTGGCTTTCTGTAAGCAATTCCCTTGTTCTCCTCcatgaaaaataacaagagCTGTGAATTGCTTGAATGTGTTGTCAAACCTGGGGTTAAGTGAGCTGCCCTGTTCCTCAGTTTCTGCAGTCTTCTGAGGAATGTGCATCTTGTTGTTTGTTtagtgttttttgttgttgggtttttttgggtggtttttgttcttttgtttgtttgttttctttttcacaaactGAGCTGTAGCCTGTCATCTAGAGTGGGAAGAGGGAACTCCTTTAGTTTAGGAAGCTCTGCCTCGGTTCTAGAATACACGGGCATCTGCCTAGGCTTAAGGGGATatggggaggcaggggagaaCATCACTGGAGTTCCCATATGGGAGTGAAGTAGCAAAGATGGGAAGGGCAGATGCTTTTGGTTTCACTGGGTGTGCTGGGGAAGCCCCTTTCCTCCTCACACGGCATCTGGGAAGGGGCTAGGTTTTGCATGCTCACTTCCATGCCCCAGCATTTCATTTGCACTGAGTTCATCTCCCTGCAATTCCATCCCTCTCCCCTTGGGTGAGGGCAGAGGTGAAGACCTGGAGTGAAGCAGCCCTCGTCCCCTGAGCACTTCCCTAATTCCCTGTGGAACAGATGTGATGGACCGTCAGAAGTGCATCTACTGAAGAGGAGCCAGGGCCTGCTTGTACTACTTACTGCTATCATTTTAGGGGGTGGGCATACAAGCTTGAGGCCCACAGACCAGCAATTCTCTTGAACTCTTCTAAACAAGCCTTTGGTGCCACATTCTTCCTGTTCCTTTGGGGGCTGAGGTCCCCCTAGGCtgtctcttccatttctttctcttaaatgtTGTATGTTgcctcttctgctccttttcccctcccttgtGTCTCTATgcatgggcaaaaaaaaaaaaaaatcaccaaggCCCTCTGAGTAAAAGCAAGGGACTCTGCTGTCCACAGCATTACAGCCACTCATGCACGTGcagtttatttccttcctctatAAACACAACTGTAATCTCCTCTGGCATGTTATACTAATCAGCTCATGTACTTTTAATGGTCTCTAAGAAACACAATTCGCCACCTTACTGAGTCTGTCTGGTCTGTCAGTGGGTGGGGAGGGGTTGGGATACCAAACTGGTTTTggaacatctcttttttttttttttttttttttggtcacttcCGTACTATACACACACCTGAAGTTCTGGCCCTCAAAGCAGTGGCTGGTTTTCCATTGCAATGATGGTAGTTCCAGTTGTACTGGAACTGTGTGCTGGACTGACTCTGGTAAGTCTGTAACACGAAGTATGAACCAGCAGCtctggaagaggctgcccaAGCCAACTCTTACTTCCAGCCACCAAATGTCTACCCACTGTGTAATGCATGAGGAGGTAGTCCCCTGCATCGGAGGGTGTGTTACTGGTAGCTCTAGTTCCTCAGGCTGTGCTGCCTTTGGGTTTCAATAACCTATCCTAGGATCCTTAAACCCAGAAAGCAATTCTCCACTGGTGTTGGGACATACGTTCAGGATCCAGATGAAGACCTCCAAGAGTAGCTCACAGCATATCTTGGAGCATGGCTGGAATAAAGGTAAGTGCccccttgtttttcttcactgtacACTTGaatctcattaaaaagaaatgacagatcTTTGTCCAGTGTGGACTTATTTTCAAATGAGGTACTTGTGCCCTTATTTGCCCCTGCTGTTCCAAACTTCAGGTTGTAAAGCAGTACTCCCTGTGGCTTGTGGTTCCCTTACGATCAATCTTTGTCCGGTCTTAAACATCATCAAAATCATGCCAGAACAATGTATGGTCAATGGTGGATTTGGAGTAGTGCAGCCAGGCTAATTCTTTGAAAGATGAAAGCCTTCCAGGAAAGGAGGGTGTCTGGACTGGCTGGTGGGTTAAAGCAGCACATATGGTCTAAACTTCAGCACAGATCAGGCCTGCACAACCTGAATGAACCAGTCATGCTACAATTCCTGCCAAGTTGTGTATTGTCTTCTTATTAGTTCCCAGCTTTGTTCATGTAGGGGGAtaggaaaaactttttcttgGAACAGATGTGTTTCCAGACTGTTGACTACACAGTCTCCCAGGTCCCTAGCCAAACCTAGGGACTTGAATGCTTGCTTTCCAAAGCTGGCCAGCTGCTCTGGAGCACAGAACTGGGGCTGAAGATGCTGCTGAAAGTTGCCCCAGGGTTGTGCCCAACTCATGAGTCAATGTTGTGCATGTTTGCAAAGAGTTGCATGTCTAACCGTAAATCCTCCAGTAGGTATTTAAAGTACCATGCTCTGCTGGGAACTCATCTTCTGAGTGAGCTCAGGTGAGCATCGGcacctctgctgctcctgcagagtCTGCTATCCTGGACAAAACATGGTTTTAAATGTGCACTAAAAGCAAGGCCAAGGTTTTGGCAGAGTAGATCTTCATACGTCTAGTTAGAAATCCAAGCTCTGCCTTTACACATGCAGCTCCCATAGCAACTGCTTCATCCTGACACCTTCAGGTTTGGTGGGGGAGGAGAAGCCTCAACTATACTGCTCTTAAACAGAATGTCTTAAACCTTCATGTTTCTAGATGCCCTAGGTCTTGCTCTGACCTTCCCTGAGGTTTCTATGCACTGATCAAAGTAGGCTGCATGCTCTCATCAGTGGCGGGGGGGTTTGTTGTCTCAGCTGGAGAGTAACTGAATGATGGTGGAGAAgacaagatttttcttcagagtaggAATGCAGCATCAACACTTGTTTAAGGGAGCTAGCTTCCCTGTGAAGTGACGGAGGTCTCTGCTCTGACGTATGCACTGGAGTTGGAAGCCTTAACTTGGTGAAGAGAGGCAATAATGAGGAAGTACAGAGGTTTTATCTTCATTCGACCTCTGAGCAAATAATTACTCTGCAAGAGATGTACGAGGTAAGgatatattttacaaaataggcAACTCAGCTGTGTCTGTTGGATACCTGAGTTCAGCCCAGTGTTTCTTCCAGGTTACCTATGATGCTTCCTCTTGGAAGAAGTAACTGGGTCCCTTCACAAAACTTCTCCTGTTTGCAGGCCAAAATAAAGTTGCACTTCAGCCTCCATACTTCTGATCATCTTTGAGCTATTTTTTGTCAGAGTTACTTGGAACACCCTTATTTTGCTCCCCAGGTTTCCAATACGAACAGCCCCATAACATCCTTTCCTTCAGCATGTAGACCCACTAAATGATTCTTGCAGATGCCAAAACGACTCCTTTTCATGTTCTCCTGCCACGCTTCTTT contains these protein-coding regions:
- the VAMP1 gene encoding vesicle-associated membrane protein 1 codes for the protein MKEVVDIMCVNVDKVLQRDEKLSELDDRADALQAGASQFESSAAKLKRKYWWKNCKMMIMMGVIGAIVVVVIVRSLNPESNSPLVLGHTFRIQMKTSKSSSQHILEHGWNKGI